The genomic window TCTTCTTTCCCAATTTCTTTGATCATCTTGAAATCGGTTCCGTTATCAGAGACGAATACCCGGGCTGATTTTGCCAGGTGGATCCAGCTGCCTTTGTTGTCTAATGTGTTGAAATAAACTTCTGAAAACGGCGTTTTCTGCCCGAAATCAATCGTAGCCACTACATCTTTTCCCTGGAAGCCCAGCCAGGTTTTGCCCAATTGCCTCTGGTTCCCGATAATTCCGTCCACCAGCGTAAAAGCACCTCCGAAAGAATAATTTTCGCTCGGCTGCTGCTCCAGCGTAATTTTTTTGCCCGTGGTTTTTGAAACGGTAAAATCCTGTGAGGAAACCGCGCTTTTCAGCTGTCCGCTTTCAAAGTAGGCCGATTTTATAGTCTGAGATTTCTGAACGGGAACCGGGTTGGTGTAAGTCTGTGAATTTGCCTGAGGCGCTGTCCCGTCTGTTGTATAGCGGATTCCTGACGGGTTTTGTGAAGTTGAAAGTTCATAAGCAACCCCAGTGTTGGCTGGTATCACCTTTCCATTGATATTGTAAATGCTTTTTGCGTAGTTTACGCCCATTTTATCCAATGTTTTGAACTCATTGATTACGCGGCCTTCAAATTCTTTGTAATTTTTAGGATCTGAAGTTCCCCAGGCCACTTCGGAAAGAGCCAGCAATCTTGGAAAAATCATGTACTGTACCTGTCTGAAATCCAAGATATATTCGGTCCAGAGGTTGGCCTGAACACCTAAAATGTATTTTGACTGCGCTGCATTCAGCTCTTCAGGAACCGGTTGATAAGAATAGACTTTATCCAGCGGGGTAAATCCTCCGAAAGCATTGGGTTCGGTAGCCGGATCGCCCTGATAATGGTCGAAATAGCAATAAGCCCCGGGAGTCATAACGGCAAAATGCCCGGTCCTGGCCGCTTCCACACCGCCTTTAATGCCGGTCCAGCTCATTACGGCTGCATTCGGAGCCAGTCCGCCTTCCAGGATTTCATCCCAGCCGATAATTTTCCGGCCTTTTGAGTTGACGTATTTTTCGATCCTCTGGATAAAATAGCTTTGCAAGCCATGTTCATCCTTCAGATTATTTTTTTTGATCAGTTCCTGGCAATGGGCACATTCTTTCCATCTCGTTTTCGGGCATTCGTCGCCTCCGATGTGGATGTACTGCGAAGGGAAAAGCTGCATCACCTCATTCAGAACATTTTCCAGAAAGGTAAAAGTCTCTTCCTTCGGACAGAATACATCATCGAAAACGCCCCATTTGGTCGCCGGCTCAAAAGGCCCTTTTGTGCAGGCGAGTTCCGGATAAGCGGATAAGGCTGCCAAAGCATGACCCGGCATTTCAATTTCGGGAACTACGGTAATGTGTCTTTCCTGCGCATATTTTACAACGTCCCTGATCTGCTCCTGAGTATAAAAATAAGGTCCGTACGGTTTTCCGTCAAATGTATTGTCGACATAAGCTCCGATCATGGATTCTTTGCGTTTTGAGCCGACCTGGGTAAGTTTCGGATATTTTTTGATTTCAATTCTCCATCCCTGGTCATCGGTTAAATGCCAGTGAAAGGTATTCAGCTTATACATGGCCAGATAATCGATGTACTGTTTCACTTCGTCAACGGTGAAAAAATGCCGGCAGACATCCAGGTGCATTCCCCGCCAGGCAAACTTCGGTTCATCTTCAATTTTCATTGCCGGAATTTTCCCTGAATCCTTATACTGTCTGAACAACTGGATTAAGGTCTGCAACGCCAGAAAATACCCTTGTTTCGTATTCGATGCAATGACAATCTGCCGGGGAGAAATTTCGATGGCGTATTTTTCTTTCTTCTTACGATCTTCTCCGGACTGACCGGAAAAAAGAACATGGACCAGATGAGCAGTATCTTTGCTGCCCTTCCCGAATTTCAGCAGGTCTTCAGTCTGCTTTTTAAAATATCCGGTTTCCTGCTGCGGAAGACCGGGATCAAGCTTAAAATTTTCAGGGATGGTAAATTCGCCTTTCAGCAGTTCCACTTTCTGAGGATAAGGAATCAAATTCAATCGGTTCTGGGTGAAAAACAGGCTCGAAAGCAAGACCGAAAATACGAGTAATAAACGCTGCATCTGATGGGTTTAAAATTAGGCGAATATACTTATTTTCTGAAAATTTACGGATCCATTTAACCTATTATAAATCAAAATATCTAATTTTATAGAAAATTAAGATGATGAGAAAAACATTTTTACTTGCCGGCACCCTTTTACTTTCAGTTTCTTCACAGGCACAGATCTTCGACGCCATTAAAACGGCGGTGAAAGACAAAACAGGCATTGACCTGAACCAGCCTAAAACGACCACGACTAACCCCTATCCTGCTGCTTCGGGATCTGCCAATGCTTCGGTGAATCTGGGAAGCCTCAGCTCCTTACAGATTTCATCCGGGCTGAAAGAAGCGTTAAGCCTGGGTGTGAATGAAGGCGTAAAAAAACTGGGCGTGACCGATGGATTCTTTCGAAACGAAGCTGTAAAAATCCTGATGCCTGAAAAGCTGAGAAAAATTGATGCGACCCTGCGTTCCGTCGGGCTGGGAAGTTTAGCCGACCAGGGCGTTAAGCTGCTTAACCGTGCTGCGGAAGATGCCGTAACGGAAGCCGCCCCGATTTTTACCAATGCCATTACTTCAATGACGATTACCGATGCCAAAAACATTCTTTTGGGAAGCGATAATGCGGCAACCAATTACCTTCAAGGGAAAACCCAGAGCCAGCTTTTCGCAGCCTTTCAGCCGAAAGTAAAAGCTTCTTTAGGGAAAGTAGGCGCCGATAAAGTGTGGTCTAACCTGATTTCGAAGTACAATACTTTCACCGGACAATCGGTAAC from Chryseobacterium sp. SORGH_AS_0447 includes these protein-coding regions:
- a CDS encoding beta-N-acetylhexosaminidase translates to MQRLLLVFSVLLSSLFFTQNRLNLIPYPQKVELLKGEFTIPENFKLDPGLPQQETGYFKKQTEDLLKFGKGSKDTAHLVHVLFSGQSGEDRKKKEKYAIEISPRQIVIASNTKQGYFLALQTLIQLFRQYKDSGKIPAMKIEDEPKFAWRGMHLDVCRHFFTVDEVKQYIDYLAMYKLNTFHWHLTDDQGWRIEIKKYPKLTQVGSKRKESMIGAYVDNTFDGKPYGPYFYTQEQIRDVVKYAQERHITVVPEIEMPGHALAALSAYPELACTKGPFEPATKWGVFDDVFCPKEETFTFLENVLNEVMQLFPSQYIHIGGDECPKTRWKECAHCQELIKKNNLKDEHGLQSYFIQRIEKYVNSKGRKIIGWDEILEGGLAPNAAVMSWTGIKGGVEAARTGHFAVMTPGAYCYFDHYQGDPATEPNAFGGFTPLDKVYSYQPVPEELNAAQSKYILGVQANLWTEYILDFRQVQYMIFPRLLALSEVAWGTSDPKNYKEFEGRVINEFKTLDKMGVNYAKSIYNINGKVIPANTGVAYELSTSQNPSGIRYTTDGTAPQANSQTYTNPVPVQKSQTIKSAYFESGQLKSAVSSQDFTVSKTTGKKITLEQQPSENYSFGGAFTLVDGIIGNQRQLGKTWLGFQGKDVVATIDFGQKTPFSEVYFNTLDNKGSWIHLAKSARVFVSDNGTDFKMIKEIGKEEILSAKGKISMPVGNQNAKYLKIKIENAGIIPAGNPGADSKAWLFVDEIGAN
- a CDS encoding DUF4197 domain-containing protein, which translates into the protein MRKTFLLAGTLLLSVSSQAQIFDAIKTAVKDKTGIDLNQPKTTTTNPYPAASGSANASVNLGSLSSLQISSGLKEALSLGVNEGVKKLGVTDGFFRNEAVKILMPEKLRKIDATLRSVGLGSLADQGVKLLNRAAEDAVTEAAPIFTNAITSMTITDAKNILLGSDNAATNYLQGKTQSQLFAAFQPKVKASLGKVGADKVWSNLISKYNTFTGQSVTTDLNAYVTTETINGVFKMVAEKESGIRNTPAMRTTSILKKVFGAQDGR